The following coding sequences are from one Polynucleobacter sp. JS-JIR-II-50 window:
- the aceE gene encoding pyruvate dehydrogenase (acetyl-transferring), homodimeric type, with amino-acid sequence MAAVPDQVLGKQNTQDVDPGETQEWLQALDGVIRNEGPERAAYLIDQQISHARVNGVVQPFHAETPYINTIPVENQARLPGDQNVEHRIRSYTRWNAMAMVLRANKDTNVGGHISSFQSAATLYDVGFNHFWHAPSPENGGDLIFVQGHSAPGVYARAYMLGRLEEGQLNNFRQEVGGKGISSYPHPWLMPDFWQFPTVSMGLGPIMAIYQARFMKYLTDRGFIQEQGRKVWAFLGDGETDEPESLGAIGMAGREKLDNLIFVINCNLQRLDGPVRGNGSIIQELESEFRGAGWNVIKVVWGGQWDALFARDKKGILMQRLGEIVDGQYQTMKSKNGSYVREIVFNTPELKALVSDWSDDEIWQLNRGGHDPHKVYAAFHAAVNHKNQPTVILAHTIKGYGMGGSGEAMNIAHQAKKMNDDDVRRFRDRFEIPVKDEELDEMPLVKFAEGSPELEYMKARRQELGGYLPQRRTKAESLPVPALDVFAPLLEATTEGREISTTMAFVRILNTVVRDKVLGKRVVPIVPDESRTFGMEGMFRQLGIWNQLGQLYTPEDHDQLMFYKEDKTGQILQEGINEAGGMCDWIAAATSYSTHGVPMLPFYIFYSMFGFQRIGDLAWAAGDMRSRGFLLGGTAGRTTLNGEGLQHEDGHSHLWSGAVPNCISYDPTFSFELAVVIQDGMRRMLEVQEDVYYYVTLMNENYSHPAMPKGAEKDIIKGMYKLKSVGDDKAKLRVQLLGSGTIFREVIEAAEILHKDWGVASDLWGCPSFTELGRDWTAVHRSNLLNPTAAPALSHVEKCLKDTSGPIVAATDYVRLFAEQIRPAIQHMGRRYEVLGTDGFGRSDTREKLRDFFEVDRRWVVLTALRSLVDAGQLDRSKLAEAIKKYNIDTTKPNPMTV; translated from the coding sequence CACTCAGGATGTGGATCCTGGCGAGACTCAGGAATGGTTACAAGCGCTCGATGGCGTGATTCGTAACGAAGGTCCTGAAAGAGCTGCCTATCTCATCGATCAACAAATTTCTCATGCTCGTGTAAATGGAGTGGTGCAGCCATTCCATGCCGAGACTCCATATATCAATACTATTCCTGTTGAAAATCAAGCACGCTTGCCTGGCGATCAAAATGTGGAACATCGCATTCGTTCATACACGCGTTGGAATGCCATGGCGATGGTGCTGCGTGCGAACAAAGACACGAACGTTGGTGGACACATTTCATCATTCCAGTCAGCGGCTACTTTGTATGACGTTGGCTTCAACCATTTCTGGCACGCACCGTCCCCTGAGAATGGTGGCGATTTAATCTTTGTGCAAGGACACTCAGCGCCAGGTGTTTATGCACGTGCCTATATGTTGGGCCGTCTCGAAGAAGGTCAGCTCAATAACTTCCGTCAGGAAGTTGGCGGCAAAGGTATCTCTAGCTATCCACATCCTTGGTTGATGCCAGACTTCTGGCAGTTCCCAACGGTATCGATGGGCTTAGGCCCGATCATGGCGATTTATCAAGCGCGCTTTATGAAGTACCTAACAGACCGTGGCTTCATTCAAGAGCAAGGCCGTAAAGTTTGGGCATTCTTGGGCGATGGTGAAACCGACGAACCAGAATCCTTGGGCGCGATTGGTATGGCCGGTCGTGAAAAACTCGATAATCTGATTTTCGTAATTAACTGTAATTTGCAACGTCTAGACGGACCAGTGCGCGGCAACGGTAGCATTATTCAAGAGCTTGAGAGTGAGTTCCGCGGTGCCGGCTGGAATGTGATCAAAGTAGTGTGGGGCGGTCAGTGGGACGCTCTCTTTGCGCGCGATAAAAAAGGCATCCTGATGCAGCGCTTAGGTGAGATCGTTGACGGCCAGTATCAGACTATGAAGTCTAAGAACGGTAGCTACGTTCGCGAGATCGTTTTCAATACTCCAGAATTAAAGGCTTTAGTAAGCGACTGGAGTGATGATGAAATTTGGCAACTGAATCGCGGTGGCCATGATCCACATAAAGTTTATGCGGCATTCCATGCGGCGGTAAATCACAAGAATCAACCTACAGTAATCCTAGCCCACACCATTAAAGGTTATGGCATGGGTGGCTCAGGTGAGGCGATGAACATTGCCCACCAAGCGAAGAAGATGAACGATGATGACGTACGTCGCTTCCGCGATCGCTTTGAGATTCCCGTTAAAGATGAAGAGTTAGATGAAATGCCTTTGGTCAAGTTTGCCGAAGGTAGCCCTGAATTGGAGTACATGAAGGCGCGCCGTCAAGAGTTGGGTGGTTACTTGCCGCAACGTCGCACCAAAGCGGAGAGCTTGCCAGTTCCCGCTTTAGATGTATTTGCTCCATTGCTTGAGGCAACTACAGAAGGTCGTGAGATTTCTACAACCATGGCGTTTGTACGTATTCTCAATACAGTAGTGCGCGATAAGGTTTTGGGTAAGCGGGTAGTACCGATTGTTCCAGACGAGTCCCGCACCTTTGGTATGGAAGGCATGTTCCGTCAATTAGGAATCTGGAATCAATTAGGACAACTTTACACACCAGAAGATCACGATCAATTGATGTTCTATAAAGAGGACAAGACAGGTCAAATTCTGCAAGAGGGTATTAACGAGGCTGGTGGTATGTGCGACTGGATCGCCGCCGCAACTTCTTACTCTACCCATGGCGTACCGATGTTGCCTTTCTATATCTTTTACTCCATGTTTGGATTCCAGCGTATCGGTGACTTAGCTTGGGCCGCAGGGGATATGCGTAGCCGTGGTTTCTTGCTAGGTGGTACAGCTGGTAGAACTACCTTGAACGGCGAAGGCTTGCAGCACGAAGATGGCCATAGTCATTTGTGGAGTGGTGCGGTTCCCAACTGCATCAGCTATGACCCAACCTTCTCATTTGAATTGGCTGTAGTGATTCAGGATGGTATGCGTCGTATGTTGGAAGTTCAGGAAGATGTTTACTACTACGTTACTTTGATGAATGAAAACTATTCACACCCAGCAATGCCTAAGGGTGCGGAGAAAGACATCATCAAGGGCATGTATAAGCTCAAGTCCGTTGGTGACGACAAAGCAAAACTACGTGTACAACTCTTAGGTTCTGGAACTATCTTCCGTGAAGTGATTGAAGCTGCGGAGATTCTGCATAAAGACTGGGGTGTTGCCTCTGACTTATGGGGTTGCCCAAGCTTTACTGAGTTAGGCCGTGATTGGACTGCGGTTCACCGTAGCAATCTGTTGAACCCAACTGCTGCACCCGCCTTATCTCATGTGGAGAAGTGCCTAAAAGATACTTCAGGCCCAATCGTTGCAGCTACTGACTATGTTCGTTTATTTGCTGAGCAGATTCGTCCAGCAATTCAGCATATGGGTCGCCGTTATGAGGTATTGGGTACTGATGGCTTTGGACGTTCTGACACTCGTGAAAAACTCCGTGACTTCTTTGAAGTAGATCGTCGCTGGGTCGTTCTTACTGCCCTGAGATCTTTGGTTGATGCTGGTCAGCTTGATCGCTCTAAGTTGGCTGAGGCGATTAAGAAGTACAACATCGACACTACTAAACCAAACCCAATGACGGTTTGA